The following coding sequences are from one Pocillopora verrucosa isolate sample1 chromosome 5, ASM3666991v2, whole genome shotgun sequence window:
- the LOC131782226 gene encoding rho-related protein racA gives MGSTFFQFQYFKGALKIVLIGDSKVGKTSLLSRSHELYATFSDGCSFLKKPFVHSEVYSPTVFETYITNVDTESLGNYQANIWDTGGCGVFDSVRPLAYIDSDVFMICFDITNRESFDNLTEVWLPEIQFFQPNTPVLLVGMKCDLRSISSNRESDHLVSVSEAESVAHQMGFAYFETSAKTGENVASAFENAVKIGHTSKKKLGGRKRMKSEFADSYLKSLTSISSPPELTTDPSTYVSDFKKILEDVANADILFKFEDGSQSIHAHKIVFWFGISAFRSVFFEKNWNFCEKFQDCFLVKETEFKGRTCVVLKKWFSRDIFVQILEFLYTGKVRISKDSEHAEVNELLNAAKKLEVVKLIDICEKLLDVKDAVNHSKEMAEISLLPKHTVVNDFFLDDNLAVYSDVTFLIEGTLVFAHKAVLVARSPVLAALLSDKFADGKSTQVALPEVNCRSFLAVLEYLYTDNCTSLGKIPAEDVLVLADFFCLTHLVQICEVQMYGELLNMTKKDLLDVLAFAKIFNAKQVTEWCLYVIGLKFLKFQSIEKELELIVSEHSQFFEEHCWPPQDHRKVLKKYRQRVKWNKCDKRQLSQRASSCLPLNCHVM, from the exons ATGGGCTCGACCTTCTTCCAGTTCCAGTACTTCAAAGGCGCTTTAAAGATTGTTCTTATCGGCGATTCGAAGGTGGGAAAGACAAGTTTGCTTTCGCGATCCCACGAGCTTTACGCAACTTTTTCTGATGGCTGCAGCTTTCTCAAAAAGCCTTTTGTACACTCGGAAGTGTACTCTCCTACGGTATTTGAAACTTATATTACAAACGTGGACACCGAATCCTTGGGGAACTATCAGGCAAACATTTGGGATACGGGAGGATGTGGAGTGTTCGACTCTGTCAGACCACTGGCTTACATCGACTCTGATGtattcatgatttgttttgaCATCACAAATCGTGAGTCGTTTGACAACTTAACCGAAGTTTGGCTGCCAGAGATTCAATTTTTTCAGCCGAACACACCAGTGCTTTTGGTTGGAATGAAATGCGACCTGCGAAGTATTTCGAGCAACAG AGAATCTGATCACTTAGTATCAGTTTCTGAAGCAGAAAGTGTTGCGCATCAGATGGGTTTTGCATACTTTGAGACAAGTGCAAAGACTGGTGAGAATGTGGCATCAGCTTTTGAAAATGCAGTGAAGATTGGTCACACCAGTAAAAAGAAGTTGGGTGGCAGAAAACGAATGAAATCAGAGTTTGCTGATTCATACTTAAAATCTCTCACATCCATCA GCTCCCCCCCAGAGTTAACAACAGATCCCTCAACTTATGTCAGTGACTTCAAGAAAATTCTGGAAGATGTTGCTAATGCAGATATTCTCTTCAAATTTGAAGATGGGAGTCAAAGCATTCATGCCCACAAAATTGTGTTTTGGTTTGGCATATCAGCTtttagaagtgttttttttgaaaaaaattggaatttttgtgaaaaatttcagGATTGTTTTTTGGTTAAGGAAACTGAATTTAAAGGAAGGACTTGTGTAGTTTTGAAGAAATGGTTTTCCCGTGATATCTTTGTTCAAATTTTAGAGTTTTTATATACTGGCAAGGTGAGGATATCAAAAGACAGTGAACATGCAGAAGTAAATGAACTTTTAAATGCTGCAAAGAAGCTAGAAGTTGTTAAGTTGATAGATATCTGTGAAAAGCTGCTTGATGTTAAAGATGCTGTGAATCATTCAAAGGAGATGGCAGAAATATCCTTGCTGCCAAAGCACACTGTagtgaatgatttttttcttgatgacaACTTGGCTGTGTATTCTGATGTGACATTTCTCATAGAAGGAACATTGGTATTTGCTCATAAGGCAGTGCTTGTTGCAAGATCACCTGTTTTGGCTGCTCTTCTGAGTGATAAGTTTGCAGATGGTAAAAGTACCCAG GTAGCTTTGCCAGAAGTCAACTGCAGAAGCTTTTTAGCTGTGCTGGAATACCTGTACACTGATAACTGTACTTCCCTAGGGAAGATTCCAGCAGAGGATGTGCTTGTTCTTGCAGATTTCTTTTGTCTAACCCACTTAGTGCAGATTTGTGAAGTTCAAATGTATGGAGAATTGttgaatatgacaaaaaaagatttgttaGATGTTCTAGCATTTGCTAAG ATTTTTAATGCCAAGCAGGTAACAGAGTGGTGTCTTTATGTCATTGGCTTAAAATTCCTTAAATTCCAAAGTATCGAGAAAGAGCTTGAATTGATTGTTAGTGAACACAGTCAGTTCTTTGAAGAACATTGCTGGCCACCTCAAGACCACAGAAAAGTTCTCAAGAAATACAGGCAAAGAGTTAAATGGAATAAATGTGACAAAAGACAACTCAGTCAGAGGGCAAGTTCCTGTTTACCACTGAATTGTCATGTGATGTAG